GCTCTCCGCCGGACACCATGATCTGGCCATCAGCACCGCCCAGCCGCGCGGCGCCCTGCTCACGGCGACTGCGCTCTGCGACGAGGAGCACATCCTGGTCGCGGCTCCGCGCTGGGCCGAGCAGGCCGGCACCGGTCGGGACCGCAGGCCGGCACCGGCCCTCGAGAAGGTGCCTGTGGTGGAGGTGCACGAGTCGCTGCCGTTCGTCTCCCGCTACTGGGCCTCCGTCTTCGACTCGCCCCCGGCCGTCCCGGGCACCGTGATCGTCCCCGACCTGCGTGCGGTCCTGGCCTGCGCGGTCGCGGGCGCCGGGCTGGCGGTGCTGCCCCGCTACCTTTGCGCCGCGGCGCTGGAGCGGGGCGAAGTCGTCGCCCTGAACGAGCCGGACGTGCCACCGCTGCGCACGTACTTCCTGGTGGTCCGCACCGGGACGCTCGCCATGCCCCATATCGCGCG
The Streptomyces tuirus genome window above contains:
- a CDS encoding LysR family transcriptional regulator, which translates into the protein MDLALLRTFVTVHRAGSFTRAAALLGLSQPAVTSQIRTLERQLGRPLFLRQARGVTPTSIGDELAHKAAPHLDALVEITETGLDDDSSLRTLHLAGPPEFTAERALPALTELTGEDGQGFALRASFGNAEETLEGLSAGHHDLAISTAQPRGALLTATALCDEEHILVAAPRWAEQAGTGRDRRPAPALEKVPVVEVHESLPFVSRYWASVFDSPPAVPGTVIVPDLRAVLACAVAGAGLAVLPRYLCAAALERGEVVALNEPDVPPLRTYFLVVRTGTLAMPHIARAHEWLQQASADWC